The following coding sequences lie in one Sorghum bicolor cultivar BTx623 chromosome 6, Sorghum_bicolor_NCBIv3, whole genome shotgun sequence genomic window:
- the LOC8075227 gene encoding uncharacterized protein LOC8075227, with the protein MHKDRKYMEFQDVYREDTVKTYKEWLRVQGQLDDISAYDNHRNQIDLLNSSQDSNPTPPLNLPSHAQREKTQGNNSQKRKARGTLKGLAASHKRSKQGSQKLKVEFSRIGGVAGENTRTFIDEIVLFTRKKAPLIGVRTWRDIHEDVKKSIASNIMNKWDLENNEENRKKIWTIANERYKGWRSTLSATYRAYTTDDERMRHKPEELDIVEWHYLVMYFGSEEFQRISNKNSRNRHNRKINHVTGSKSFSQLSYEKRDPLTGDEPNDLDLFMMTHTKNGDGTSQESRDVYDNASNKLSERETNGDIIIISDVEQNHIFQVAYKETTNCKSTKIHANGYMAKYPTRRQLLSEEYQFRVRQDATLMEAFAKLQE; encoded by the exons ATGCATAAAGACAGAAAATACATGG AATTTCAAGATGTATACAGGGAAGACACAGTCAAGACTTACAAAGAATGGTTAAGAGTGCAAGGACAACTTGATGATATTA GTGCATATGACAACCATAGGAATCAGATTGATTTACTAAATTCAAGTCAAGATAGCAATCCAACACCACCTTTGAACCTACCCTCTCATGCTCAACGTGAGAAAACACAGGGAAATA ACTCCCAAAAGAGGAAGGCACGAGGTACCCTAAAAGGATTGGCAGCCTCCCACAAGAGATCCAAGCAGGGCAGTCAGAAGCTTAAAGTCGAATTCTCTAGAATTGGAGGAGTTGCAGGTGAGAACACACGCACATTTATTGATGAAATAGTATTGTTTACAAGGAAAAAAGCACCACTCATTGGAGTGAGAACATGGAGAGATATCCACGAAGATGTTAAAAAGTCAATAGCATCTAATATTATG AATAAGTGGgaccttgagaataatgaggAAAACAGGAAAAAAATATGGACCATCGCAAATGAGCGTTACAAAGGATGGCGATCAACATTAAGTGCTACGTACAGGGCATACACCACCGATGATGAGAGAATGAGACACAAGCCAGAAGAGTTGGACATTGTTGAATGGCACTATCTGGTGATGTATTTTGGTAGCGAAGAATTTCAG AGGATTAGCAACAAGAATTCTCGTAATCGGCACAATAGAAAGATAAACCATGTGACCGGATCAAAGTCTTTTTCTCAGTTAAGCTATGAGAAG AGGGATCCACTAACTGGTGATGAGCCAAATGATTTGGACCTTTTTATGATGACACACACTAAGAATGGGGACGGGACAAGCCAAGAATCTAGGGATGTCTAT GATAATGCAAGCAACAAACTTTCAGAGAGGGAAACAAATGGAGATATAATTATCATCTCAGACGTGGAGCAAAACCATATTTTCCAGGTAGCCTACAAGGAAACAACAAACTGCAAATCAACTAAGATCCATGCTAATGGATACATGGCAAAGTACCCAACTAGAAGGCAACTACTGTCTGAGGAATACCAGTTCCGTGTCCGTCAAGATGCGACACTGATGGAGGCGTTTGCAAAGCTACAAGAATGA
- the LOC8072045 gene encoding protein PYRICULARIA ORYZAE RESISTANCE 21 — MGILVITVDLDCCRCRAKITKVLDSLKEEFCIEKVEFEDKKEKKVVVVRGKFDPEKLCKKVWCKAGNKVVKEIIIVDVWPIPPKPPKPEDPKPEKCCCCEHCKPKPDKCCDCEHCKPKPKPEEPKPKPPEDKPKPPPAPKTQYKFVPYPYPLPPNAGMCQSWPWQCPPQLQCQCCEKPQPPPPPPPPPPCTCWSHGSHCGGCGQTPPFWPPQPPVWPPPWAGCNVVADENSCSVM; from the exons ATGGGTATACTGGTGATTACGGTGGACCTAGACTGCTGTCGCTgcagagccaagatcaccaaggtCCTGGACAGCCTCAAAG AGGAGTTCTGCATCGAGAAGGTGGAGTTCgaggacaagaaggagaagaaggtggtggtggtgcgcgGGAAATTCGACCCCGAGAAGCTCTGCAAGAAGGTCTGGTGCAAGGCCGGGAATAAGGTCGTGAAGGAGATCATCATCGTGGACGTCTGGCCGATTCCACCCAAGCCACCCAAGCCTGAGGATCCCAAGCCTGAGAAATGTTGCTGCTGTGAGCACTGCAAGCCCAAGCCTGACAAATGCTGTGACTGCGAGCACTGCAAGCCCAAGCCTAAGCCTGAGGAACCAAAGCCTAAGCCGCCTGAGGATAAGCCtaagccgccgccggcgccgaaaACACAGTACAAGTTTGTGCCGTACCCGTACCCGCTGCCGCCGAACGCCGGGATGTGCCAGAGCTGGCCATGGCAGTGCCCGCCTCAGCTGCAGTGCCAGTGCTGCGAGAAGCCGCAgcctccgccaccgccaccaccaccaccaccgtgcACCTGTTGGAGCCACGGCAGCCACTGTGGCGGCTGTGGCCAGACACCGCCGTTCTGGCCACCGCAGCCGCCTGTCTGGCCGCCTCCGTGGGCCGGCTGCAATGTCGTCGCCGATGAGAACTCGTGCTCTGTCATGTGA
- the LOC110436138 gene encoding protein PYRICULARIA ORYZAE RESISTANCE 21-like: MGILVITVDLDCCRCRAKITKVLDCLKEEFCIEKVEFEDKKEKKVVVVRGKFDAEKLCKKVWCKAGSKVVKEIIIVDVWPIPPKPPKPCDPCNPKPEKCCVCDHCKPKPEKCCVCDHCKPKPKQEQKPKPEEKPKAATPKTEYKFVPYPYLVPNPGMCQSWPWQCPPHQQCQCCQKPPSPPPAPPQRPPCTCSSHGSCGCGQTLPVWPPQPPVWPPPWAGCNVVADENSCSVM, translated from the exons ATGGGTATACTGGTGATTACGGTGGACCTAGACTGCTGTCGCTgtagagccaagatcaccaaagtCCTCGACTGTCTCAAAG AGGAATTCTGCATCGAGAAGGTGGAGTTCgaggacaagaaggagaagaaggtggtggtggtgcgcgGGAAATtcgacgccgagaagctctgcAAGAAGGTCTGGTGCAAGGCCGGGAGTAAGGTCGTGAAGGAGATCATCATCGTGGACGTCTGGCCGATTCCACCCAAGCCACCCAAGCCATGCGATCCTTGCAATCCCAAGCCTGAGAAATGCTGTGTCTGTGACCACTGCAAGCCCAAGCCTGAGAAATGCTGTGTCTGTGATCACTGCAAGCCCAAGCCTAAGCAGGAGCAAAAGCCTAAGCCTGAGGAAAAGCCTAAGGCGGCGACGCCCAAAACGGAGTACAAGTTCGTGCCGTACCCGTACCTGGTGCCGAACCCTGGGATGTGCCAGAGCTGGCCGTGGCAGTGCCCTCCTCACCAGCAGTGCCAGTGCTGCCAGAAGCCTccttcgccgccgccggcaccgCCGCAGCGGCCACCGTGCACCTGTTCGAGCCACGGTAGCTGTGGCTGCGGCCAGACACTGCCGGTCTGGCCACCGCAGCCGCCGGTCTGGCCTCCACCGTGGGCAGGCTGCAATGTTGTCGCCGACGAGAACTCGTGCTCTGTCATGTGA
- the LOC8075228 gene encoding protein PYRICULARIA ORYZAE RESISTANCE 21, whose translation MPTSTVAITLNLGCSRCRTKIQKILCCLQERCGFVFDKVEYDKDKVLISGTFDAIDLCCKLRCKAGCFATKIEIVPPPKKEKTPPPPPPPPPPPTEPELCKKLIPYPCPYPYPCPYPYPCPCPSPCPNPQPTCPPSCATPRSCRCHSCRPPPPPPCPTPPPRPPCPAPPRPCTPPVCNKCPTWTPCQCRGYPWVVCCEENLPPDPCVIM comes from the exons ATGCCGACGTCGACGGTGGCCATTACGTTGAACCTGGGATGCAGCCGCTGCAGAACCAAGATCCAGAAGATCCTCTGCTGCCTCCAAG AACGATGCGGGTTCGTCTTTGACAAGGTGGAGTACGACAAGGACAAGGTGCTCATTTCCGGGACCTTCGACGCCATAGACCTCTGCTGCAAGCTCCGGTGCAAGGCCGGATGTTTCGCaaccaaaattgagattgtgcccccgccaaagaaggagaaaacaccaccaccaccgcctccgcctccgcctccgcccacCGAGCCAGAACTGTGCAAAAAGCTAATCCCATACCCATGTCCATACCCATACCCATGTCCATACCCATATCCTTGTCCGTGCCCGTCCCCATGCCCAAACCCGCAGCCAACGTGTCCACCCAGTTGCGCCACGCCGCGCTCCTGCCGGTGCCACTCCTGcaggccgccgccaccgccgccatgtCCGACACCACCACCACGGCCGCCATGTCCGGCACCACCACGGCCATGTACGCCTCCGGTGTGCAACAAGTGCCCGACATGGACGCCGTGCCAGTGCCGCGGCTACCCGTGGGTCGTCTGCTGCGAGGAGAATCTACCACCCGACCCCTGCGTTATCATGTAA